AGCACCTTTGAACATGCTGGTCTTTATAGTGGAGAACCTACTGACTTATAATGACCTAATGTGCAGTATTCAGTATTGTTAATAGTTAAGAATGCTATTGATCGTGATACTACAATAGCAGTATTGCTCTATACTTTTGATCATTAATAGATAAAATTCCGTTGAGCACCAAAAGAATTTCTTTTAATTCTTCACTTACATTCGCCAGGAAATCTTTGGTTTCCTACTCATAAAATCACAATGAATGGTGAGGCAACAATAAGCTTTTGAAGTCCACAAATCAGTGGTAATGACATAGTTATCTCCATTACTGATAGAATATACAAgccttgtacatcttatactgCGTTTTGACAGGAGTAGCGTTGGTCTTCCTGTCGGAGGGAAACTCAAAGACCATAGTTCATCAGTTTGCAGCATTATTAGAACCTGGCATCATTAATCGTGTTATAAGGGTAACATCTTTGCCAATtaccatacagtacaatagtaactgtatagtagcgaccacaaaggagtaggcgtggcccacgaaataatatcacccaaaaaaaacagcctcaatttcccctgacgacaatgaggcagtattgctAAGGtagaactaagcccaaacaagctttcagatcgacctaaaatgctttcaacaagttgctacgggattttaaaaatagtttatttaacagaattttctactgactgagtaagtaagtaagtaactgactgatgccttcagacaagcgtaactagataacggctaaggctacgggcttgattttttcactgttcgacgttgctttggcctgacaggtgccttttggcataccgcagtacgtacaatgcattctttatggacttaccagtgtcctcctttgtgttccattcatctttgctgacagcaaaaagtgtcgatttggcgatggcacgtgatggcttccctttgtaacggaaatcgtccgtatttttcatagtggctattttgatagcagaggtgcttttcgaacagttctttatacaaaatgctgcataactggttgaacaaagctgacaatgaagcataatgtatactttacttttcagactaTAATTGGGATgtgcagtgccatttcagatgcatgggttcaccagtccataatagttatttacaaaaaaagttaacaaacaagtacacagaaaaatttggaattttcaactagagtagggaccatagcacatcaataaaaagtactgaaacaagtgcacgatattaaatcacagtaaaacaattatatccctactgtgcatttccattatggtatcatgagcacagtagggatatagcacttcttattgttttactgtgatttaatattgtacactactccagcttgtttcagtactttttatcaatgtgctatggtccctactctagttgaaaattccaaatttttctgtgtacttgtactctTAGTTGACTGAATTCGTTGATTGACTTAATTAGGGCAATGAAAATTAGGTGTTACACCATTTAGAGAAAGATTTCAGCTTTTATGCTGTACTACCCACGTGTCTTCTTGTAATACCAAGTGAGATGTTTTAGCTAGGTGCTTTCTCCCTTGGGATCTAGAGCAGAGAGAAGTGGGACCCTCCCTTCACCTGTGGGGTAACTGGTATCACCACACTTTTGTTAAACCTCTTACTACAGTTGCATACTAGTTGTGGTTGCCATGTTAGAGGTATTGGGAAGTCCCTTATTGATATCCCTGACAGACATCCCTGACGGACATCCCTGACCATGTGTAATTACTTTCCAGTTGACCTGAAACACTCCTGCCACCTTTGTTGGGAGCTCTGGCCTTGGGCAATTCTTGTGTCAATGCATCGTGCAGTTATTATGTAGTTTTTAAAGATATGCAATGCTTTAACTCACTCCTCATCATCCTCAATAGGCAGTTGTTGGCTGGTTTTGATATCCTCTGTGATCTACAGACCATGTGTGATCTAGCGTGCCAAACAATAAATGTATGCACTCTGTGGtaggaaaaattttaaaatgctaaTGCAGTCGTACTGGAAGTTAGTGTATTAAAAGTATACTACATACTTACACTGTGGTGAATTATTCTGCTTAAGGATGGTTTTTGCAGTTGTGAACTATAAGCTATAAATAGTGCCACACATTTGCCACCACAGCCCTTTACCACAAGGGGCAATCACTCGAACACAGTCTTTAAGGTGCAAGTAAGACAAGGGTAAATTAGTTGCCATAGCTAACACAACAGGGTCAGTGGAGCAGCGGCAGCTGCACATCAACCCAAGCAGCAAGAATAAAAACACATCTGATAACTTACTAGGACAACACTGAGGATCAACCTGAATCTCTCTGCTGCTCTCAATCCAGTGAGTGATAATGGCAGGAAATCACCTTGCTGTCTTTGTGTCAGTTCTAACAAGGGAGTTTCCGAAAGGTACAGTAGCTTCACTGCACTGGCAAACACCCAAAAGAAACCAAGATGTCCCTCCTCAGCAAGACTGTACAAGGTGTGGAAGGCAGAACGTTCAAAGCAATCATCTAGAGGCCAAGTACCTTTTACTGGATGCTGTGGGACCTCTGGTATAGACCATATCTTGGGGGTGGTTCTGGAAAAAGTCACTATGGGTTTGGATTTCATGATGTTCTATGATGTTCTATGGGAAAAATGAGGGCAAGTTTTCTTGTGTAAATTGCATGTGCTGCACGTGCTTCTAAAACTTGAAATGACTGGCTAGCTTAAAAACTGGCTATCTATTAACTTGCTCTTGTGCAAATTGTGAATTTGATCCAGTGTTGTAGTTGTGCAATGGAAATATTTTTAATATAGTGTAGTTACAAGATCTATAAGTATACCCCCCTTGCTTTTATAGCACACCTTGGCTGAGGCATGGAATTGTAGCAATGCTAAAAGATACTGTTTCCTTTTTGCAATCTGTGTGAGGTAATACAGCGAATTACTTGCTGTAGTTGCACAGTTGATGTATTTATCAAGTGGCCTGTATGATCATGTGTCACCTTGTTATCATTGTAGTCATAATGCCTTCTAAGAAGGGATCACAATCTAAAGATCAACAACTGTCTCAGCCGCAACAACAGGCTCAGCCACAACAACAGGCTCCTCCTCCCCCACCAGCTACTACcacagctgctgctgctggtaaACTACTACAAGATCAGTCACAGCAGATGTTGTTGCTGCAGGAGAGCACAGATCCTGTCAGTGCTTGCATGTCGGTTGTTGATAGGAAAGTCCGTAACTTGGACAAGCGGAAGGTACGTGTGTtggtattgtttttttttttttgttgtgtgtgtgttctgtaataaatatacttGCATGTTTTGTTTTCTGGTTAGACAAGACTTCTATCATTAAAGGAGAAGGTGTCAGCTGGTGAAAAAATCGAGAAAGAACAAATGGTATTTATGTTGTACACCGTTTATTGTTGTTGTCATGGTTTAATGATGCTGTGTAGGATGCTGTTTCTAAGCTGCAGTCTGTTGAGGAACAATTGGAGATGTTGAAAGATGTTCAGAAACAATTAAGTAGCCTAGGGACTGAAGTATGTAGTCGTAAAATCTTTGCAAAGTTTGTTTAGCCTATTGCCATATTGTGATGTGTGGTCACATTGTTAGTGCATTATagtgtgtatagtgtagcagatgtgcgtgtgtgtgcatgcattggTTGGTATttgagtccatgaagaataaTTTGTTTTCTAGTACGTTAAGTTAAAGAAAAAGCAACAGAGGCAAGAGAAGGTGCAGCAAAGAGATCAACAAAAAGAAATTGAGAAAAATGCCGTTGCAGGTATTTTATTATGTAAAAGTGGTTGAAACCATTTACAGGACTTGTTTACTTAAATATGTGCAGTCTGTATGACCTATGTACATATTAATAGTTAAAGTTTAAAGTGCCTTTGCTATCACTAATATTTTAATGTTTAGGGACTTTGAGACTGCAGTTGGTTTTAAACAGTTTGGATGACACTGCCAAGGAAGACTTCCAAAATGGAACCAATGGAGCAGTAGTAAGTGGAGAGTAGTTCATAGTGTTGGGCATGTGTATCATATCCTTTGATGTATAGAGATTAAATGAAGCAGAACTAGAACAGCTGGATGACTGGTACCAGTTGATCAACCCACCAAGAGCTGATAGCGAAGAGTAAGCATTGTGTTTGCTATACATGTCCATACTGTAGTACAGTGGTTCAACTTCATTTGTGCATCGGATGATACATGTTTGTGTAATGTGCATACAAAGTGTTTGTACTAAGCATTATGATCTTCTTGTCAATTGGTATTTTTTACAGTTACAGTCGAGATATACAAGAAGCCACCGATCATATATTATGTTATTTGGACAACAGTACAAAACAGGTTAACGGAACTACTTGTATCCTTTCCTTTGAAGGACTTGTTTGCTAGTGCTCTCTGTAGATGTGTATCTATCCAAGTGTCATATCATATAGTTTCTCAGTGGCTCAGTGTCTCAATACATAGTAATAGTGATTGGTTTCAAATTTGGCGTACAGCAGGAAATATGATGCATGCATCACAATCAGTTACCCTTGTGTGTGCATCTCATTTCTGTTTGCTTGAAGAAGTCTGCAGGTGCCACTTCACAAGTAGTGCGTGGGTCAATAGCTTGTCTGTCTCATAAGGATGTGATTTTTGTACCACATATCTGATTTGGTTTGAAAGGTCGTATAGTTCTCCATATGTAACAGGCAGTACACAGGTTAAGTTTGCTTGCCAGTAATTGGTACAGGGTGCATCAGCATGTGTCATACCCATGTAGCTGGTTCCTATCTTTCTGATGTTAATGAGTATTAAGTTATCCGGTGTTCAATACAATTGTATGTGTTACCACCAATATGCGCAGTGGGTTTAATAGTTAAATCTGTATACAACTGAATGAATGGTGATCTCTCCTTGAAACATGTAAACCTTGACAGAGATACAGATGAGGAACTCAATAAACTAGTCACGAAAGTCGATGAGAGTGGCTACTTTGATGTGGGACATGTTGGAACCGAtgaagaagaggaagaagaagaaTATTCGCAGGAGGAAGAAGAGGCTAAGGAAGACTATGGAGGAGATGAGTCATCACCTGAAGAAGATGAAGCAGAACCTCAGTCATCTCTCCAACAagtatacatatgtagctagtaAATATCCACGTGGTTGTGTGTATGCACAAATACTAGTATGTACCGTGAATATGCACATGTCCTATATGTGTATTGAATGTGATATGCTCTTATTTTGGTATCAGGTACTTGTTGGTTCAGTACCAGCACAGACAATTGGATTAGGAGGAAAGCGAGAAAGTCCTCAGCCAACAGCTTCTGCTTCTACTCACATTCCACCTGGTGAGTACTGGATAACCTTTTACAATTTTGTGATGGAGACGTTTCTTTGTAACCTGTTACAGCTGTACAGTCCCACCAAGGAATGGTGCCAGCACATGTTAACTATCTACCAGGCACCCCGTCACCGACATTTCCAGGTCTTCAGTCCACTATTCTACAAACTGGAGGAGAGGAAAATTTCCCAATTGACTTTCTACATGAATCAGACCTAAGAGGTGGTCTATGCACTAAGCTTGCATGTCATCTAAATGCCTTGGCTTATATCTTGAATGCATCAGTCATGTGTGTGCACGTCACATGtgcgtgtgggtgtgtgtgggcATGTGATATATATGGCAAACTGTGTACGTTAATTTGATTCAATTATACAGGTGTCACATTGTGCTAAGTGTAACTTGTGTGATGCTCCATTTTTGTGTTATGATTTAGTGACCTTAATAATGTGCCATGCGACATTAGCATCCATAGTATATGTGTGACTGCCCAACCCACCGTGTTTCATACTGTACAAAAATAGAGTTGAATGGTCTTAGAGTTGTGTTAACAGTAGACAGGGAAAACAGTTAGAAACCAGACGAAGTTGTGCAGAAATGAGAAAGATATTTTTTGCTATTCGTGAGCAGACAAATATGATTGCACATCCTTGTATAAAGGCCCGGGCTTCTATATCCTTCCTAGACATTTTGACCAAGCCTGTAATCATGGGCTTCAGGGCATTTATTTTGGATAGGTCCAATTGATGGCTGTCATTTAATCGAATTCAAGTCCTGGTAGAACACCATTATTGTGAAGAACCTTTAACAACATAAGTGTAGTGAAGGCCTAAAAGGACAGAAAAACAGTTGTATGATGCATATCTGCATGTATGCGGACTCGCATGGACTACTAATGTGATTACTTGTAGCACCTTCATCTCTCAGAGGGTTCTAAACTTAACAAGAGAGAAGAAACAACAGCAGCAAGGGAAAGCATTAAAGTCATTAACAGTAGATTCCAAATGTGCTGGAAATTCCTGGCTTGTAATCGAGACAGGCGTTTATTTTGAATTGGCTATTATATGGTGGGTTTGTGTCTTGCTTTGCtgagtactgaaacaagtttttGTAACATCAtacatagtagggaccacaaaggtttgtgTGTGGCCCACCCAAAAACCAACATCatttttccctgatgacgataaGCGGTATTGGTTAGCCCAAACAAgccgacccgaaatgctttcaacaaattgctatgaattaaaaaaaaaaaaaattattaaccGAACTTTCTagtgactggctgactgactgatgccttcagactagcgtaactcgataactactaaggctacgagcttgactttttcactgtttgacgtaacttcagccggacacatgccttttggcataccacagtatgtacacttaccagtgtcctcctttgtgtcccattcatctttgctgacagcgaaaggtgtcaatttagtggtagtgtgtgatggcttcctttgtaatggaaatcgtctgtatttttcatagtggctactttgattgcaggggtgctttttgaacagttcttgttTTGTaatggttgaacatagctggcaaggaagcataatggatactccacttttcagacgataattgatagctggggtgtgcagcgccatttctttcttttgatgcggtatgcataggtccaccagtcataataattttattttgcaaaaaaaagtttacaagtacacaaaaaaattttagaattttcaactagagtagggaccatacatagtacatcgataaaaagtactgaaacaagtgcacgatattaaatcacagtaaaacaataagtaatagttgtaacacaggcatgaggctttgcctgatatgtatgcccaactacctgagggccacaggcccgagggcagagggcatacatatcaggcaaagcccgaatgccctgTGTTACTAACACTTactaggctgatagcctgtacagggcgatcaatcacccaagccaatacgagtgcagccactggctGTATTATATACAGACAtgtatgcatacctaaaattttcgattatgggtcagcagctagtacgttctggtcacattcggttatgataaacggacatatcctaggcGAAGAATTTCAGTTACGCAAGTTTAAtgtttaatcagtgctattgaatcgtttatggaaaaactacgcagttcactaaaggcctaaacaggtaagcttgcttgtagagtggttactctgtacagagtggtagCTCGTGATGGGGGCGTGTCTGTATTCGAAAACATGTGCAAAAACGAtcgatgaataagctatagcactagttttcaccttagtccaatgtttttcaacttgtaggatggcgaggataacaaaatgctctctgagtggttttcatggcaaaatccaagtcgtgcatcctaatcacgtgagtattagtcgatccccacaatcaatttcggtATCagtgtctatataatcactgcccagttctAGCCTGGTCTACATTTTGTatctagctgggctacatacgaaatgtagcctgggcggttcctttgatctgaggtgtgaaagtgttatatatccctactgtactaaagataccataacggaaatgcacagtagggatataacacttccgCTTATTATTTTACCATGATTTGTGACGGTCTCAGCGAAAAACCGCCTGgttcgcacaagcatgagttttgagaaaaacaaaatttaaaaacttGAAATTACGCATGTTacaagaaaattttatgcaagttttaatcaagccattactcagagaaaaaagactcaaatcaattaaacctatacaccatcttattcgccaaCTAAtggggagttcaaaaatctttgtttaacttctgtagccccaatggtttgcgtgtcacgtgcgtttgtttatgatgcggtaGACGTAAACAAAGCCGTTGccgtttcttcaataaaaccgtCTTCATACACCTATGCACAAGGAATTGTTGGGCGAAAACTAAACCTTGATCGATCTGCCAATTCATGGTGAATATTGTAAACcaaatcccaactctgtagactaatccaaacagaagttatggctgcaaatgtaagcgcctgttgtttatttttagtatagtcactgtacaaatcaatttccttgttcttcctactgtctagtgctgtaattccaaaCCTACTCACCATAATTGACTGAAACTTTGGGGAACCGTTCCTTGAtgagataatgctgagaaaacaaaaagaaatttggaagttgtgcgaactagatgggttttcgctgagatggtcacatttaatatgcacactccagcttgtttcagtacttttaatcgatgtactatggtccctactctagttaaaatttccaaatttttttctGTACTTGTTTTAAACAAAGTTTACAAACATGATGGGTTTTTGTTCACCCAATCTCATCATTGTATGTTGTAGATGATAATGCAATTTTAGTCTTAGAAGGCAACCCTTAtattgactgttcaattagagtaataCAGCagaggtgtgtgttctattagaatatttaaacAGACTTGTGTATTAATACCTGGTCAATACACTTTACCTGAGCACTGTTATCATTACATACAAACAAATGTCCTTGCAAGCAAAATTGCAAAATTTCTCatttgtaaaaataatttttttcacGAATTTGTATGTACAATGAACGTAATTTTTTGGTGTATGTGTATGATACGTGTGCCTTAGTAAAGTAATTGTTAGCGATTTTCTTTTTAGGTGCTGAACACGAGCAAACTAATGATAGCTCATCATCATACATTGCTGCTcaccagcagcagcaacaaagtCACGAAGTGTCAACAGACTACAACTACACAAATGCAACATTAAACATGACTTCTGCAGACTCTGCTGTCCCTCCCATTGTGTCACCGACTGGTGAGATGATCCAACCTGGACCATCTAGCTATAGCAAGCAAACATTATCAAGTATGTGCAATCTAAAGTGTCAAGTGCTTATCATTCCTTGTTTAAAGCCAACATGTAGAATGGTTTTGCTTGAAACGCTTGCATATGATGCAGCTGAAATGGTGCCTTCTAGTcttagatagctttttgtgaACATTGAGTGTTCATGATAATCTCCAATGTTTTACACTGTACAAGTACTAGCTAAGTTTATTTTTTGTTGGCCTTGAATGAATGGGTTTGCACCATCATTACACTTTTAAATCTCAGTCAACACCAACATTTTGTCTGCTTGTTGTGGAGAGTATTAGTCTAGTTTCAGAAGGCAAACAACAAATATACATCCAAACAATACTTCAGGTTTACAGAATCAATTTTTTGGATGGTTAATCACAAACTGCTGTTGGTATGTTAACTGCATTCAAGTGTGCAGGTATATTGCCACACCACTGGTTGCTTATTCTAATCCGTGCCTTAAGTGCACTAATATTTCATTTACTCTTTAAGGTATATATAGTATGCAGTTTATCCTCTGTTCTAAAGAGCAGACTGAAGTGTTGTACAGCGTGTTAGCTGAATAtgtagtgtatgttctattagagtactagaCCAATGACTCTGTATTGACTGTGTGCAACTTGAGGCTGTTGTACCACATTAGCCATTTATCACAGTAGAGTATTTACAATGCAATGTACAAAGTGAGATGGCGTTTTCCTCTCATTATCCATTTTGTTATTTCGCTTAGATGAATTACCATATTCATTTACTCTGCTTATATAGGTCAGCAGGTAACGTCACACTCTCCGGACCTTACCGAATCATCTACTACCACACCTGGTGGAAGACCTCTACAGTCCAACTCTAAACCTTATGAAGGTGATTACCAAAGTTCTGGCCCCACTTATGCATCGTCGTCAAGCAGGAAGGTGTGTAAGGATTAGAATGTGTGCATGTCATGTTGTAGGAGGAGCACTAGTGAAATATCTAGTTTGGTTTTGCTCGGTGAGAACCGATGCTTATcaaacggtactactgtaccgtttaagtagggattgcccagAAAATTTTGTGTACCGctcaaaattccgcctttaaaaatcaccctagagacattttacgcaaTGAAAATCaactttatggaatagtactagtccatatagtatataaaacagcacaaaacacaggtggccggatatagattttttttaaaaaaaattgccaaaacccctaattttagtctcactgcctcactgcctgccgcAGTCataaggctagaggccaaatgaagcagcgcatggctaccattttacgccacaataacaaactcaccagtggaatgtgccttttggggttctgacgagtataggccctctgcaccttatcttttcttttatcttcaatcaggctgcttgtcttcttcatccaacgaaaccatattgaggcattaattttctgtatcaacactttctttcagcaacgtATAAataccacagaattatttcagagctggatttcagaagcgattcagtcctggcgctataagagatatactagctagatatctgcaagtttgCGATTGGGATCCCATTTGCGATAGGTTCGCAACCACACCCAttaattaaagatctaggtggactaatagtgatagagtacgggactacacctcttaacaatccaacggtttacttaacagtaaacaagatgacctcaccccgtattggtctagctagctgcacacctcttggctgacttgtctctaatacaacagtcatgtatgatattctaatagaacagtcacaatgtgccaaagtagggactttcccactgagctatgctgtaataccatcattcatctcttgtttcactactttttgttgcatagatccctacttcatttttaaattaacaatttttaaaaaatactagttttagtttttttgtagTAGCACAGCTAACTACAATGTAActtatgactgttgtattagagtgactgttgtattagagtatatctcaagtcagccaagaggtgtgcagctagctagaccaatatgggtgaggtcatcttgttaactgttaagtaaacagctagattggttaagaggtatggtctccgtactctatcactattagtccacctagatctttaattgatgggcgtggttgcaaacgggatcccaatcagatatctagctagtatagcgctcggactgaagtgcttctgaaatccagctctgaaataattctgtgacgtctatattatgttgctgaaagaaagtgttgatacggaaaattgaTGCCTCAAtttggtttcgttggatgaagaagaagacaagcagcccgaaagaaaagacaaggtgcagagggaaCACACTCGTCGGAccccccaaaaggcacatcccactggtgagtttgctattgtggcgtaaaatggtggccgcgtgctgcttcatttggcctctagccttgcgactgtggtcagtgagactaaaatttgagtttttagcaattaaaaaaaattaatatctgTCCAcctgtgttttgttgtatttgatgttgttttatgtattatatggactagtaccaTTCCGTAAAGTGGCGTAAAATGTccctaggatgattttaaaagcagaattttgggtggtgtgcaaaattttcaccgcgattcctacttaaacggtactaccgtaccatttAATTCTAGAGTACATAGTGAATGCTTTGTTTATTCTTGTGTTTTAAAATGCTTGTGGTTCTCTTTATTGTTAACCTAGTGCAAGTTAGTCATATTTTGGTCAAGCAACTTGGTGAATTACCATCCTAAAACATATTTCATACCATATTGAGAATGTTAGATGACTAATTTTATTTCAATCTAATTTATTTGTAGGTTATATGGCTTTTATCAAATCATTTCATAATTTGGATTCTACTTTAATGGACATGTCTTATTCACAGACATCAACCATTTGATGTGTATAGTGCTTGGACCAACAGTTGCCATTGTAACACCATACTAGTGTCAGAGAAATTCCAAACTGGGATCTTCCCAGCAGCTTTATTTTTAGTAACCTAGAGCAACCGTGTCTTATTGCTACGTATGTCATATATATGTGTGCGTTTTGTAAAGAGCAATGCTTAATACGTATGTTTGCATTTGTAGCCATTGGATAACGGTGGATCCTCAAACAGTCGAAATTACGGCACTAACAA
The Dysidea avara chromosome 7, odDysAvar1.4, whole genome shotgun sequence genome window above contains:
- the LOC136259723 gene encoding caprin-1-like isoform X1; translated protein: MMFYGKNEVIMPSKKGSQSKDQQLSQPQQQAQPQQQAPPPPPATTTAAAAGKLLQDQSQQMLLLQESTDPVSACMSVVDRKVRNLDKRKTRLLSLKEKVSAGEKIEKEQMDAVSKLQSVEEQLEMLKDVQKQLSSLGTEYVKLKKKQQRQEKVQQRDQQKEIEKNAVAGTLRLQLVLNSLDDTAKEDFQNGTNGAVRLNEAELEQLDDWYQLINPPRADSEDYSRDIQEATDHILCYLDNSTKQVNGTTYEELNKLVTKVDESGYFDVGHVGTDEEEEEEEYSQEEEEAKEDYGGDESSPEEDEAEPQSSLQQVLVGSVPAQTIGLGGKRESPQPTASASTHIPPAVQSHQGMVPAHVNYLPGTPSPTFPGLQSTILQTGGEENFPIDFLHESDLRGAEHEQTNDSSSSYIAAHQQQQQSHEVSTDYNYTNATLNMTSADSAVPPIVSPTGEMIQPGPSSYSKQTLSSQQVTSHSPDLTESSTTTPGGRPLQSNSKPYEGDYQSSGPTYASSSSRKPLDNGGSSNSRNYGTNNNNGNFRGNRGGKGQNMGYRNSGQMVGAPVIDRGGNKPPYQNDYRRPNNNGNFNRNSGRGGQRGGSTSSRRT
- the LOC136259723 gene encoding caprin-1-like isoform X2 → MPSKKGSQSKDQQLSQPQQQAQPQQQAPPPPPATTTAAAAGKLLQDQSQQMLLLQESTDPVSACMSVVDRKVRNLDKRKTRLLSLKEKVSAGEKIEKEQMDAVSKLQSVEEQLEMLKDVQKQLSSLGTEYVKLKKKQQRQEKVQQRDQQKEIEKNAVAGTLRLQLVLNSLDDTAKEDFQNGTNGAVRLNEAELEQLDDWYQLINPPRADSEDYSRDIQEATDHILCYLDNSTKQVNGTTYEELNKLVTKVDESGYFDVGHVGTDEEEEEEEYSQEEEEAKEDYGGDESSPEEDEAEPQSSLQQVLVGSVPAQTIGLGGKRESPQPTASASTHIPPAVQSHQGMVPAHVNYLPGTPSPTFPGLQSTILQTGGEENFPIDFLHESDLRGAEHEQTNDSSSSYIAAHQQQQQSHEVSTDYNYTNATLNMTSADSAVPPIVSPTGEMIQPGPSSYSKQTLSSQQVTSHSPDLTESSTTTPGGRPLQSNSKPYEGDYQSSGPTYASSSSRKPLDNGGSSNSRNYGTNNNNGNFRGNRGGKGQNMGYRNSGQMVGAPVIDRGGNKPPYQNDYRRPNNNGNFNRNSGRGGQRGGSTSSRRT